A stretch of Streptomyces vietnamensis DNA encodes these proteins:
- a CDS encoding GH1 family beta-glucosidase: protein MTALDARSGPTTALRFPEGFRWGTATAAYQIEGAAAEDGRTPSIWDTFSRTPGKVRNGDTGDIAADHYHRVDEDVALMRRLGVTDYRFSVAWPRVQPTGRGPAVRKGLDFYRRLADTLLEAGIRPVVTLYHWDLPQELEDAGGWPHRETAYRFAEYAGIMADALGDRVATWTTLNEPWCAAFLGYGQGVHAPGRTSDLAALRAAHHLNLAHGLAARTLRGALPGAAEVSLTLNLHAVRARSQTPEDLDAARRIDAVGNRIFLDPVFHGRLPEDLVRDTAAVTDWSFVRDGDLATAAAPIDSLGINYYSPAVVAAGSSESPSPWAGAERHVRFEPAPGPRTAMDWPVDADGLHGLLVRLRDELPGVPLVITENGAAYDDYADPSGNVKDPERVAYLHAHLAAVHRALADGADVRGYFLWSLLDNFEWAYGYSKRFGIVHVDFATQRRTLKDSARWYAEVIARGGLGEA from the coding sequence ATGACCGCGCTCGACGCCCGCTCCGGCCCCACGACCGCTCTCCGCTTCCCCGAGGGTTTCCGCTGGGGCACGGCCACGGCCGCGTACCAGATCGAGGGGGCCGCCGCCGAGGACGGCCGCACCCCCTCGATCTGGGACACCTTCAGCCGTACGCCCGGAAAGGTGCGCAACGGCGACACCGGCGACATCGCCGCCGACCACTACCACCGGGTCGACGAGGACGTCGCCCTGATGCGGCGGCTCGGGGTGACCGACTACCGCTTCTCGGTCGCCTGGCCCCGGGTCCAGCCCACCGGGCGCGGCCCGGCCGTCCGCAAGGGCCTGGACTTCTACCGGCGGCTCGCCGACACGCTCCTGGAGGCCGGTATCCGGCCGGTGGTGACGCTCTACCACTGGGACCTGCCGCAGGAGTTGGAGGACGCGGGCGGCTGGCCGCACCGGGAGACGGCGTACCGCTTCGCCGAGTACGCGGGGATCATGGCGGACGCCCTCGGTGACCGGGTCGCCACCTGGACCACGCTCAACGAGCCCTGGTGCGCGGCCTTCCTCGGCTACGGCCAAGGCGTGCACGCGCCGGGCCGGACCAGCGACCTCGCCGCGCTGCGCGCCGCGCACCACCTCAACCTGGCGCACGGCCTCGCGGCCCGGACGCTGCGCGGTGCGCTGCCCGGTGCGGCGGAGGTGTCCCTGACCCTCAACCTCCATGCCGTACGGGCGCGTTCGCAGACTCCTGAGGACCTGGACGCGGCCCGCCGGATCGACGCGGTCGGGAACCGGATCTTCCTGGACCCGGTCTTCCACGGCCGGCTCCCCGAGGACCTGGTCCGCGACACGGCGGCCGTCACGGACTGGTCGTTCGTCCGGGACGGCGATCTGGCGACGGCGGCCGCGCCGATCGACTCGCTGGGCATCAACTACTACTCCCCGGCGGTCGTCGCGGCGGGCAGCTCGGAGTCGCCGTCGCCGTGGGCGGGCGCCGAGCGGCACGTACGGTTCGAGCCGGCGCCCGGGCCGCGGACGGCCATGGACTGGCCGGTGGACGCGGACGGGCTGCACGGGCTCCTGGTCCGGCTGCGGGACGAACTGCCGGGCGTACCGCTGGTCATCACCGAGAACGGCGCGGCGTACGACGACTACGCCGACCCGTCGGGGAACGTGAAGGACCCGGAGCGGGTGGCGTATCTGCACGCGCACCTGGCGGCGGTGCACCGGGCGCTCGCGGACGGGGCTGATGTGCGGGGCTACTTCCTGTGGTCGCTGCTCGACAACTTCGAGTGGGCGTACGGCTACAGCAAGCGGTTCGGCATCGTGCACGTGGACTTCGCGACGCAGCGCCGGACCCTGAAGGACAGTGCCCGCTGGTACGCGGAGGTGATCGCCCGGGGCGGCCTCGGGGAGGCCTGA
- a CDS encoding carbohydrate ABC transporter permease codes for MTALVRPARTGPSRAGRTLHAGPLAHTILIVAVLFSAFPFYWTVVAASRSNADLAKVPPALLPGPHLMRNFEAVLEEADIGKALLNSLLVSGSITLGTVLCCTLAGFAFAKLRFRGRGALLAVTVGTMMIPPQLGVIPLFMLIAELGWVNQLQSVILPGLVSAFGVFFMRQYLVQSLPDELIEAARVDGASTARIFWSIVVPIARPGMAVLGLLTFMAAWNDFFWPVVALSSSEPTVQVALRQLGGGYVHDQSVIMAGTLLGTLPVLLVFGLLGRQIVGGIMQGAVKG; via the coding sequence ATGACCGCGCTGGTCCGCCCGGCACGGACCGGCCCCTCCCGGGCCGGCCGCACCCTGCACGCCGGGCCGCTCGCCCACACGATCCTGATCGTCGCCGTACTGTTCTCCGCCTTCCCCTTCTACTGGACGGTCGTCGCCGCGAGCCGTTCCAATGCCGACCTGGCGAAGGTCCCTCCGGCCCTGCTGCCGGGCCCGCACCTGATGCGCAACTTCGAGGCGGTCCTCGAAGAGGCCGACATCGGCAAGGCGCTCCTGAACTCGCTCCTCGTCTCCGGGTCGATCACCCTCGGCACCGTCCTGTGCTGCACGCTCGCCGGCTTCGCCTTCGCCAAGCTCCGCTTCCGGGGCCGGGGCGCGCTGCTCGCGGTCACCGTGGGCACCATGATGATCCCGCCGCAGCTGGGGGTGATCCCGCTGTTCATGCTGATCGCCGAGCTCGGCTGGGTGAACCAGCTCCAGTCGGTGATCCTGCCGGGCCTGGTGTCGGCGTTCGGGGTGTTCTTCATGCGGCAGTACCTGGTGCAGTCGCTGCCGGACGAGCTGATCGAGGCGGCCCGGGTCGACGGCGCGTCCACGGCGAGGATCTTCTGGTCGATCGTGGTGCCGATCGCCCGGCCCGGCATGGCCGTGCTCGGCCTGCTGACCTTCATGGCCGCGTGGAACGACTTCTTCTGGCCCGTCGTCGCGCTCTCCTCCTCCGAGCCCACCGTCCAGGTCGCGCTGCGCCAGCTCGGCGGCGGCTACGTCCACGACCAGTCCGTGATCATGGCGGGAACCCTGCTCGGGACCCTGCCGGTGCTGCTCGTCTTCGGCCTCCTCGGCCGGCAGATCGTCGGCGGGATCATGCAGGGCGCCGTCAAGGGCTGA
- a CDS encoding carbohydrate ABC transporter permease gives MTLAASQAPPAPPRAAAPPPRPGPARRAWRTVSPYAYLAPFFTLFAAFGLFPLLYTAFVSLYRVELQTPGDMEWRGLGNYTALLGDAYFWVALRNTFTIGVLSTVPQLVMALGLAHLLNYRMRGRTFLRTAVLLPYATSVAAATLVFAQLFGRDFGLVNYGLGLIGIDPVDWQNGTVASQIAVSTVVIWRWTGYNALIYLAGMQSIPDELYEAAAMDGASRWRQFFHVTLPGLRPTILFTVVVSTIGATQLFGEPLLLEGSISGGISHQYQTLGLYLYEQGWGFFHLGRAAAIAWVMFLLIVVLVGLNALIARRRSRKEAGR, from the coding sequence GTGACCCTCGCCGCATCCCAGGCACCACCGGCCCCACCGCGCGCCGCCGCCCCGCCGCCCCGGCCTGGGCCCGCCCGGCGGGCCTGGCGGACGGTCTCGCCGTACGCCTATCTCGCCCCGTTCTTCACCCTGTTCGCCGCCTTCGGCCTCTTCCCGCTGCTCTACACGGCCTTCGTCTCCCTCTACCGGGTCGAGCTCCAGACCCCCGGCGACATGGAGTGGCGCGGCCTCGGCAACTACACCGCGCTCCTCGGCGACGCGTACTTCTGGGTCGCGCTGCGCAACACCTTCACCATCGGCGTCCTGTCGACCGTGCCGCAGCTGGTGATGGCCCTCGGCCTCGCGCACCTGCTGAACTACCGCATGCGCGGCCGCACTTTCCTGCGGACGGCGGTCCTGCTGCCGTACGCGACCTCGGTCGCCGCCGCCACCCTCGTCTTCGCCCAGCTCTTCGGCCGGGACTTCGGGCTGGTCAACTACGGGCTCGGCCTCATCGGCATCGATCCCGTCGACTGGCAGAACGGCACGGTCGCCTCGCAGATCGCCGTGTCCACGGTCGTCATCTGGCGCTGGACCGGCTACAACGCGCTGATCTACCTGGCCGGCATGCAGTCCATCCCCGACGAGCTGTACGAGGCCGCCGCGATGGACGGGGCCTCGCGGTGGCGCCAGTTCTTCCACGTCACGCTGCCGGGCCTTCGGCCCACCATCCTCTTCACCGTCGTCGTCTCCACGATCGGCGCGACCCAGCTGTTCGGCGAGCCGCTGCTCCTCGAAGGCTCTATCTCGGGCGGCATCTCGCACCAGTACCAGACCCTCGGCCTCTACCTGTACGAGCAGGGCTGGGGCTTCTTCCACCTGGGGCGGGCCGCCGCCATCGCCTGGGTGATGTTCCTGCTCATCGTGGTGCTCGTCGGGCTCAACGCCCTGATCGCGCGCCGCCGTTCCCGCAAGGAGGCCGGCCGATGA